CACATGGCTGTCAGCCTAGTCAAGCACATACGCAGCTTACATGCCATGGCGTTGTCCCACTGCATAGACTCTATCAACTGCAGCAGCGGAGTGAACGCGAAAGCCTTGCAGGCTTCACCTTGTACTGCCAGTGTGAAGATGTTGACACGACATGAAACCATTCAAATTCtacaaaatgaatttttttcttgttgaagTTTGTCTTTTTCGATTGCCCAGTAATTTGGAAAGTTCTGCGGCCCCTTCCAAGAAAAATTCATTGATGACtgtgcttatttgcataaaagtaaaatttcaatataatgaaatttcaatacaatgaagcAAAGTGCTGATTTTACCAACTTTCTTACATCGAGATATAACTACAAGTTTCTGCTGCGTTAGACAATCATGAGCACTTTAGGTAGGTAAGCCCAGCCTTTAGTGCACGGCCCACCTATGATCCACTCAGTTCGTTCTTGTGTGCCACTCTCTCAAAGGCATGAGGCCTAAAGTTTTGGCTGTCAGGCACATATTTCGATCAAGGAAAGTTGAATGGCCTGAATGAAAGCAGCTGTGTAACGTGCATGCACACTTAGTAGGCTGACCATTGTGCTGAATGACACTGATCGATTTATTGACATCTAATTTAGCGGGTGTTGTAAATCTCGATGTTATGCTTTGTCTCCTTGCGGACACGCTTAGTAGCAGATTTAATCAACAACCAGTGATATTCTGCATGCTGTGGCTTCTGGTTTGCGCAGATAGGCCCTTTCAGCTATTTCACGACTTTTTTCCACCTCCATCCCTTTTATTTGAATACTTTGACTGGTTTGATGGCTTTGGTAGGTGCTATGCAAAAATGTTTGCATTTTCAAAATTTGTTGTGTCTGTCATACTACTTCATGTGTGTAGCCCCTTTTCTTATTTACTGTCACTTCGTTTCTCAAATGGTCTTTTTATGGATAGAGAGAAGAATTTAAATACTCAGAGCTTGTAATGGTGTCTTGATAGAAACAGACGAATGTGGGATGCAAGGCTTGTCTCAAAAATGGTATTGTGCTGAGGGTGTAGGGGTCCTGCTGTTAAGTAACATTGTTTTGGTTTGCTTGAAGCAGCTTGCATGGCACACAAGGTGCCAATAACAGAGCGAAACAAACAGTCTTCGTATGAACACAGAACTTTGCTGATGAATGCTCTTTTCTGAGGTGCTGTTTAGTGAGTGCAAATCCTCATCTTTTGAGTTTTGttgttgtccccccccccccccccgctttctaAATTTCAGGACATGGTCAAAAGCCCTCCTGTGGAgcagccaccaccaccacccctaccaccaccaccaccaccaccaccatcatcatcttcACCTCCTCCACCAATGCCTCATAACCCCATGGCTGACCTGTTCAGCACACCGGCTGCTAAGAAGGAAATGCCACCTGAAAAGTCATCCAAAGGAAAGGTTTGTAGAGTTATTTCATTTATGTTTGCCTAGGCTTACTTATATTCGGTTTTTCTTTTTGATTGGTGAAAGTTGTATTCTGTGTCTAGCAGTGTGAATTtatgcgtggatgcatattttTCAGTGAATACTTTTTATTTTTCCATTGAACTACCGTATTTATTCACTTAATAGAGACACTTGTGTAATGAACGTGCCCCCTAATTTTAGCCTTCAGAAATCACTTCTTCACATAAAAAGTGGCACCTGACCTCCAGAGCTAGTGTTCACCTGTTCACTTTATGTTGGAGTGATTGGCTGGCATCATGGACCATCACAATATCATTGGAAGGGGCCGTGATGCAGCAAATATcttttttattaattaatttatttatttatttatttattcattcattcgttcattcattcattcagttacCTCACCGGCTCctgaaggagtattgcgtgaggggaggattTGAAGTGAAGGATGCTAAACACTGGCGACACAAGCATTTTGAACTCATCAATCGTGCACTTTCATTGATGCGATCCAGTCGTTAGTCATTTCGCAGTGACTCTTTTCATCATTGCGCAGATGTAGTGTCAcaattttaaagtgaagctttctttgcctcttccttcaacttttgCCCTACTGCTGTGTTCTTACAAACCAGACTGAGGAGTGGGGGGGTTCAGAGTGTGTACATATACATagcaggagcgtggcagagaggaaagtcgACAAGAGAAACTCGTTTGGGCCTTTACATCCCGTCGCATGGGCACAAtcccctctggagctccctgggtgtcACCACatcagcctcttgacagctgtaattactAATTACCCAGTaaccccctcaaaagcattgcaaaaactgcagcgcttacctttctactaacatgcAAGTCCAGAGGGGATGTGGATAGAACTGTGGAGAAGAGTTacagagaggaggcagagaatgggtagaaccgacacAGTTGCGAAAAGAGGctataacagccttgccactttgCAGTTCTTGTATAGGGGGAGAGGGTGTGGAAGGGTAAagatgacgtgagaaggcaacGAAACGGCGGTTGCAGGTAAACTGAAGGTACAATACGGTAcacttctgctatttctgaaaaataaacatcattcaaatttgtcaagcggacaactgacgcagggtgTGTAGACGTAAAGCCGTTTTTAAAACACCATAGGGTCTATGCAACACTGCGGAAGTGGTCACACATCAAATCAACTTTTctgcacccgccgtggtagcttgaTGGCCATGGCATTGACTGCTACCTTTACCGTTATGGTCAAGGTCACGGTTTAATCCTGGCTGTAGCAGCTGGATTTCAACAAAAGCAAACTACAAAAACGctagtgcacttagatttaggttcacgttaaaaaaACACCAAGGTgtcaaaagtaatccggagtccgccaccaAGGGGTGCCTCGTAATCCTATTGAGGTTTTCGCACGTACAGccacataattcaattaaagtttggCGCTTCTGCCGCCACagtgtgatgtgccatgtgaggataTGATAATGTTCAACCCTGTCAGAGATAATGAATAATggtgcacaacaatgcctcaagcaaacacgtctccctgtgtgctCTGTGTACTATGCTGACAAATAGCAGTTGTgtacgcaaggtaacatttaacatcaactcaccactcttgtattggactaaacgctgaagaaattacacattggctgtcaacatcactgctaattatcgtcaattaaagcaaacagtatagaaagcttcgcttcattcAATTCCCACAGTGTATGGGATCTGCATACTTTTTAGAATTTTAACTCCTAGAAAAATAGCCTGTCAAGAGTTTTTCCCGTTGCATAATGTAACCTCCTTTCAAATTGATGTCAGCCTTTTCTGGAAGAAAAGTATGTTCATTATGCATATAAATAAGGCATCGCTTTTTGATCTCTTGCTCAGAAGACTCTTTAGTCACTAAGATTTATTGTTTAAATCTTGTCGCACtttgtgttttgttatttcttgTCTTTCCATGGTTATAAAGTCAGCTTAGAGATTTTTTAAAGCCAGCCTTGCACAAATAAACAGGACTAATTGCTCATTTTTAATGTTTTCAGTGGAATGTGATGTCAAACTGCAGGTGTATGTTAAACAAAAGCATATTTTTGCGAGTATTTTGCCTTATTCATTTGTGTACCTAGGTTTTACGAGTTATGATTTGTCTCTGCTATTGCTTCATCATAAAATAGCTCCTTTTTTCTATCGTTCACAGTGTTTTATTTCTCCTTTCCTATGCTGCAGGAGCAGAAGATCAGCCAGTCTAAGTCCAAGTCAAGCAAAAGTCACAGCAGCAGTGGTACCAGTGGCACAAGTTCACATAAGTTGTCATCTTCATctggcagcaaagaacacaaaagCAGCTCCAGGGATAAAGAACGGCATAAAGACCTGTCACGAGAGAAAAACAAAGAGCGGGATAAATCGCGTGACCCAAAACTTTCCTCAACAACAGAGGCTGATGCCAAGGCAACAGAGCAGAAGCCACCAGAACACAAGGCTGAGCACAAGAGTGAACACAAGAGTGAGCACAAGGGTGAGCACAAATTTGAACACAAGACTGAGCGTAAGGCTGAACATAAGGCTGAACACAAGgcagctgagcacaaggttgAACACAAAAGTGACCACAAGGTTGAACACAAGGCAGCTGAACACAAAGTTGAACACAAAGGTGACCACAAGTTCGAAGACAAAGCCGAGCACAAGGCTGAACACAAGGCACCTGAACCAAAAGTTCCAGAACCAAAACAAGTGGAAGCAAAAGTTCCTGAACCTAAATTATCCGAGAGCAAGGGGCCATCTGAAGTGGATTCAAGGCGAGCAGAGAAGTCATCCCAGAAGCATAGGGATAAGACGAAGGACAAAAGCTCCAAGGAGCGTTCTTCAAAAGAGCACAGTTCTCAAAAGGAGCCCGCTCACAAGACATCTGCACTACCACCACCTGCACCTGCTGAACCCAGTTCCTCGAAAAGCTCAAAGAATGTTTCTGCACCACGCCGTCCACCATCGCCACCTCCTCCCAAGAAGCCACGACTTCAAGAACCAGAGCGAAAGAAAAAGGACTCTTCCAAGTCACACCGGCCAAAAGATTCGCCCAAAAAGCCACCCGAGCACATGGATCGGAAGCCACCAGAGCCACCTGAAAAACTGCCATCACCATTGCTACCGTTGCCTGCTTCACCACCTCCCGCCCTACCACCTCGAGATCCAAGCCCAGTACCCACAACGAACCAACCTGCAGCAGCTGCACCAGCACCTGTACCTGCACCAGCACCAGCGCCTGCGCCTACACCTGCTCCCATCTCTGAGGAATCAAATAGCCCTAAGGTAGCGGCAGCCCCTGCAAGGGGTCCACTTAATGCTCTCATGCTCGAAATGGAGCAGGAAGACCTCCTATCACCACTGTCTAGCCCATCAGCATCACCAACACCAGCACGAGAAGTCGCTGCTCCTGTTGCAAAAGCACTgcctccaccaccaccatccacaaccgaccatcttcaGGAGCTTCGTGAGCTCAAGAAACGAATCCTCACCTTAGAGGATCCGCGTCGGCTGCAAGCAGTGGTGGACCTTGTAGAGGGCACAGGCCTATACAAGATGACCGAAGAATCCTTTGACTTTGACCTGTGCGCGCTGGACAAAATGACTTTGGAGAGGCTACAGGCTTGCCTTAACGGCAGGTGAAATATTCCTTGTTATTTGGTGACGCAGTGTGGTCATGGATCTCCTCTCATCACCAAAGAGCACGCTCTTCCTGCCCCATATCATGGATCTCGCTTCTCAGCCACGCAGGCGTGGTGACACACAGTGGGTGGGGGGTTTCCCATGGGAGTATGTGCAATGTTCCGGTTGTGGATGTGCAGCTCTTGTACCTGTTGAAATTGTGTGGCAGCATTCATCCATTGGCAGTGGGGTTCATCATTTGCAAAACTGAAAAAAGTATTGAGTTGCTAAAGCTGGAGGTTCAGTGACAGTTTTGTTTGTCGGTATTTTCAGTGATTCCTGCAAAATTTGCTGCACAAAGGCCATGGAAAAGGTCATCTTTGAAAATTGAATTTTCCTAAGAGCTCCCACTTAGCAAGAGCAGTAATGATAAATGCAGCTCCACTCAGACGCAGCCCAAATTAATCAATGTCAGTGTGGTATATGAAGATATTGTCATTTGTAGCTTTTTCTAAGTGTAAAGAAGAGCTTGGCGAGCACATTGTTTTGACCGGTGCTGAAGCAGGATATTTTGTGTATGGAATCTTCTTTCATGTGTATTGCCACTCTTCTCTCACTGTGTGCTAGTTGGGAAGAATGCAATGTCTTGactctccatcatcatcatcacacttCCACTGTTCTCGTTTCCAATAGGTTACATTTGTCACTGGCTCTCTTCATGCCTTTTTCCTTATCACTTGTCTCTCTTCCTGGTTCACCTCTTGGGGCTACCTGGTCCCTCACTCAGACTTGTACATGTGAAGTTTTAATTTTTTATCATTTTGGTCATCTTTCACTCATCTGTTTCCAGTATGACTTTAAGTGCTCCAATGAAAAATGCTACAGAGTGATGTTTATATAAAGTTGATGTGCTTTCATGCCCATTCCTAAGTTACTGTAAATAAATATGGCATGTTGTTGTCTTAATTTTGTGAGTGCTTATCGGTTGTTCTGGCTAAGAGGGGTGGTAGCGGGCACAATCTGATGCACAGCTCTGATTTCAGGTTAAGGTTGAGGGCATCAGCTGAGCTCTCTCTGAAGCTGTGGCTCAACTCTTTTGAAAGCATAGGCAGGCACTAAATCACTGTAACATGTATAACTGACTGTTCTGGATTATGCGCTCATGAGCAGCAGTGGTAGTCTCTTGTTTAACCATTGTAGAGCTGTGGCCCAAACACTTCATCTTTAGCAAAAAGTCACtaaatgatgattatgatgatgacttGCTAGAAATTTTCTCATCTTATACTGTTTTTTCATTGTTACAAGATATCTTCCTGAATATTTTTTAACATCTTTACATTTAAGTTACTTCCTGTGGTGGTGAGTCAACCaccagaatgtaaaaaaaaaaaagatatggaaCACTATTTCGTCTCATGATTGCTTTGCCCAGAAAAGCAGTTTTGACTCACTCAGGTGGCTCACAGTGAAGTCTCTGGCATGACTTCAGAAGTAACAACATATAGATGCACATATTGGTGTAAAATGGGGGCAACACACCAAACCTGGTTAATGTCACTTGAGGAACTGGCTATTTACGTCACGAAGTTGAGCAGAAATAAGTGACTATGATCGTCGCTGTAAGTGAATAGCCCAAATGCTTCTATAAAGTTGTTCGTTTGGTTAAGAGAATCATACTCATGAAGGTATATATTTGTTGCGatgaggatatttaggtatcGTTTGTTGTTCAGTTGCATAATTTTGCACAGAACAGAGCTGTTAGCCAGCGCATCTGTAGTGGCAGTACAAGTAGCTATGTGTAGCATAAGCCAATGTGTCATATGTGTGTTGTCTACAGCTGTGCAAGTGCTATCGTGGAAGGTGACTGCCATTTTCCTCTCTTGCCACCCGAGCCCTCTACCGCAGCCCCAATTCCTACTGCCTGTATCTAGCTTACCTTCTGTGATACAGTTTGGAAAATGATGAAAGGCAATGTCTACAAAAGTAGGAACTGCATATTCGGCAGGCTGtaacttttttaaaaatttttatgcAAAACTGTTGCAGCCAAACAAGTGTGTCGCTTGCGTTAACAAAGTCTCCTTTGCAGCTGAGAACATCAATGAATTAACTGGCCATATTTTGTTTATGCAAATGATCCTATATATTTGTTTGAGGTGAATGAACACCTTTGAAGATCTTGAGCTAAATTTGAGCAAATGCATGACCTAAATGCAAAAACTGCAAAATTTACACTCGCAGTACAAGGTGGCACTGCGGGCCACCAGTGAGTTTGGAAGCACATACAGGACTCTACCAGTGAAATACAAAATGGTCATGTTATGATGGCATAGGCATCATAATAAAGTGTAATCATTTGCCTGTTATACTAACAAACTTAAAAATACTTGCTGCTGCTTTGTTCTTGTTCAGATTTAAGAAATAGGTGTTTGCCTGGTTTGTCCCAACTTCTTAATGACATCAGATGGCATATTTAGTCCGTGTCTGTGCAGCAGCTCGCTGCTTTGATTGAGGGGTGCACATATTagcatatttcttttcttcttttggaCAAAACGGGATATGGAATATGCCTGAATGTTGTGGACCAAGAAATATGATACTCCTATAATATGAGGGAAAGCTTCTTTTAGATTTGTTCAAATAAAAACTTAGATCACATTAAATTGATTAAGGAGAAAACGCACCTCAGCTGGCCTTGTGCCTATTCTCTTTCGAGTTGGAATGCAAAACTTAGGCCAATAGACCACATTTCATCAGTTTCACTAAGGGCAACACTGCTGCAAATGATGTCAATAGTAGCAGTATGTAACAGAACACTGGGGAGGTGACATAAGTTAGTCACCATGCCAGTGTCACCCTCAACAATGTGTTCGTTCTGCCATGTCCATGCTGATATAAAAGATTACTTGCTAGAATGCTAAGAATTTGTGCAAAAGCGCAGGACTCTACTTGATGGACTGAAGCATTGTGTCTCCGTGCGCTGCTGTGGAGGAATTGAATTTTCCCACAAGGACACTGCAGTTTAGCAAGTGATGCTAAACTTCACCACTCGTTGAATAGGGCagtgttctaaaaaaaaaacttcaggagGTGGTGATGCATGCTAAACTTTACCAATTGCGTAATGCAATTGGCAGTCCCATGGGATACAGTGTGAACTGTATGCTGCAATGAAATGCATATTCATATGCATGTTTATCCCTGTTTGTAAAAGGAGACGCTTGGACGGCAATTGCCAGCATGCCTTTGCAaggctcttcctcctcctccatcttcctcttcctcctcttcagaCAGAACAGCAACTATGGTTCAAACCACAGGTGCCGACTACTGGGGGGCTACGaggcccccccctcccccagtgaTGCCAAAGCCCCCCCCCACAGACAGACCTAACGTTTCATTGCCAatgttttgtcacccacatcattccaggtttcttttgacttgccttgaccttttcacttaaaatgttATTGTAGCTAATAGGTTATTGCGTCATCGCTGGCTCAGATGTGCATGGATAttaattcatactttgctttatttctgcgaatcctgacaataggagaacaagTGCATTAGAAGTATCAGCGGTGGCTGCCTCCTCTGTATTTTCTcatttcaacattgttttaagtTTATGCTGTAAACAtcatgcacatatacaatactgtatttaaatatacacacaagacaatgtttattatattttgaaagagaaggaggtagccagttaacaattatttctaaaagtATTGATAGCTTATGCCTAgtgaatgaatatgttgctgcatGTTCACCTCGCTTTTAAATGCTTTGCGTGCATTTTGACCCTGAAAAGAACCTGTAGACCTAAGGGACCCCTtcagcagagtcttttatcaaggGCATGTAAAATGCATGTGAATGATGTGTGTCTAAGTATCACTTCTCTTTCCAGCAAGCAAAACAAACGACTCATcaaaaaacatttctaataatttacaacatttattagggatggaaacatagtcacttgcatgcagaggtcataaatctACAGgatgtcccaattaactatcatgtagcatgatttaaaaaaagcaatgtgttactcgaagaaaacctagtgcatattgtttccagtacagtggagtagctggcagtaattcttttttttactgagatttaattacgtaattgtaattatctaactcgagacataCTATCATGATTATCAAAGTGTTAATGAGGCATTTGTatgcacagccaagggacatctaactggtattttcagcgacatactaattgTGTGCTCATTTTTTCAGAGTGATAAAAAAACGCTGCAAAATATGGCGAATACCATGTGACTGTGCTCCCACTTAAAGCAGCACTCTCAAACTGGCTccttctgagttagccagaacgaaatgaaggaaataaagaacaaaatcaccgcccaagcactctgtACAGATAGTTAAGCAGCAAAGTTGAAACGTGTTACCCCCGGtctttatcactgggttaatcccaacggtTCATTAATGAACAGCTTGGTAGgttgccggatcctcggtacgcagttgctgcttgcgctcggctgcacgaacctgttcttgcgcccaggctgcagcattaggatggcgtagacgagcttgttccaggttctgctcgcggcattgctgattgaaagctgcctgctcctcaggagtacatatgaggcgtggcctacccatttcagagCTGGAGAGAAACTGATGCGCACCCACTaagctgcgacggagagcagtGATGTCTCCACTTGCGCAGCCAATCGCACGCctctctttcacttttttttcttttttcgtgcattcGCATGAAGTTGCGCCGGAAGAGTTTTCGGCATGcaggcgacagacggacagatgggctagctatatacagcttcgctgtaaaacatcgtgatcgagctagtgccttatctgcagCGCCTCGGCTGAAATAACATgtgtttggtgttagttggaagcaagccgtgatagctgttgtcttagtgtagataaagtgcacgtatggttcctttttttattttgccacaaaacctatcacTGCAAAAGCGATTTGATGTCAGTGCAAATgcttaaaggtgcgttttgtttcatcccagtcgccatgtcttcctctaatgagcagaaggtaaaagtGATCCTtaccttgggagctgcaaatgacaagAGGAAGGTCGCAAATATGTAtgagtcatggaagtgtggcaaAGACCAAATGtgtcgactatcatcagaaatgatgGAAACCTCACACATAccagcagcttcaagaaacagtagcttaggactccatctttgagtcggAGCCTACACACAGacgttctagcatttatggcctcaaacccttaTGCTAGCATGTGGGACGTGCCTGCCCAGGTACCaattccaagtcatcagtttggaggattctaaacgatggctgttcacccgtaccaccttaaccagcatcaatgcttggaagatagggacctgtagaattgTCTAGATTTCTCCAATTGGGTCCGTACAAAACCCAATGAGCCactggactttttgagcaacatcatgtgcatggatgaagccaattttcacagaaacgcccGGGTAAATtcgcataatgcacactattggagtg
This Dermacentor albipictus isolate Rhodes 1998 colony chromosome 1, USDA_Dalb.pri_finalv2, whole genome shotgun sequence DNA region includes the following protein-coding sequences:
- the ear gene encoding protein AF-9; the protein is MTSPTKSIEVKLELGHRAVLRARPTAEGFTHDWTVFVRGPEGCNIQHFVDKVVFILHESFPKPKRVLKEPPYQVSESGYAGFNMPVEVYFRTREDPKKVKFVYDLYLSMDGTPISNIRCEKLTFHNPPDDFCHKLLKAGGTEANRAGSNTSPAPPGSPSRSSAPPPRSRSEGHKKPRMASDMVKSPPVEQPPPPPLPPPPPPPPSSSSPPPPMPHNPMADLFSTPAAKKEMPPEKSSKGKEQKISQSKSKSSKSHSSSGTSGTSSHKLSSSSGSKEHKSSSRDKERHKDLSREKNKERDKSRDPKLSSTTEADAKATEQKPPEHKAEHKSEHKSEHKGEHKFEHKTERKAEHKAEHKAAEHKVEHKSDHKVEHKAAEHKVEHKGDHKFEDKAEHKAEHKAPEPKVPEPKQVEAKVPEPKLSESKGPSEVDSRRAEKSSQKHRDKTKDKSSKERSSKEHSSQKEPAHKTSALPPPAPAEPSSSKSSKNVSAPRRPPSPPPPKKPRLQEPERKKKDSSKSHRPKDSPKKPPEHMDRKPPEPPEKLPSPLLPLPASPPPALPPRDPSPVPTTNQPAAAAPAPVPAPAPAPAPTPAPISEESNSPKVAAAPARGPLNALMLEMEQEDLLSPLSSPSASPTPAREVAAPVAKALPPPPPSTTDHLQELRELKKRILTLEDPRRLQAVVDLVEGTGLYKMTEESFDFDLCALDKMTLERLQACLNGR